The following are encoded together in the Onychostoma macrolepis isolate SWU-2019 chromosome 03, ASM1243209v1, whole genome shotgun sequence genome:
- the LOC131536280 gene encoding gastrula zinc finger protein XlCGF8.2DB-like, producing the protein MAIIKEESEDFRIEAVFSLKQEETEEQTGLLVLKEENQDPNEMEQTDQYEKHHDLITVEKAIQIKKASIRKRAQKTKSNSSFTCHRCGRSFNEKQKLQVHERVHTGERPFPCQQCGKSFTQQGALKRHMRTHTGEKPYTCQQCGNSFTQKGSLKNHMRTHSGEKPFTCQRCGKSFAQKPHLQIHMRSHSGEKPFTCRQCGKSFTQKGTLHSHMSIHTGEKPYTCEQCGKCFPVKQNLKVHMRVHTQEKPFTCKYCGKSFTHACTRNYHMRIHTGQNVFTCDRCGKSLATEFSLKCHKIIHTGKKPFKCDQCGKRFICMVRLNYHMMTHSAEKCCKCAQCGKSFSHKGSFNAHMRKQHPREKPVGRASHK; encoded by the exons ATGGCgattattaaagaggagagtgaagacttCAGGATTGAAGCAGTGTTTAGTCTGAAACAAGAAGagactgaggaacaaacag GCCTGCTGGTGCTGAAAGAGGAGAATCAAGATCCGAATGAAATGGAACAGACAGATCAGTATGAAAAACACCATGATTTAATAACTGTTGAAAAAGCCATACAGATTAAAAAGGCATCTATACGAAAAAGAGCTCAGAAAACCAAATCTAACAGCTCTTTCACCTGCCATCGTTGTGGAAGGAGTttcaatgaaaaacaaaaacttcaAGTGCATgagagagttcacactggagagaggccATTcccctgccaacagtgtggaaagagcttcacTCAACAAGGAGCCCTTAAAAGGCACATGAGAACTCACAcgggagagaagccttacacctgccaacagtgtggaaacaGTTTCACTCAAAAAGGATCTCTTAAAAATCACATGAGAACTCACtcaggagagaagcctttcactTGCCAGaggtgtggaaagagtttcgcTCAAAAACCACACCTTCAAATACACATGAGATCTCACTcgggagagaagcctttcacttgccgtcagtgtggaaagagttttacacagAAAGGCACCCTTCATTCCCACATGAgcattcacactggagagaagccttataCATGCGAACAGTGTGGAAAGTGTTTCCCTGTAAAACAAAACcttaaagtccacatgagagttcacactcaAGAAAAGCCTTTCACTTGCAAGTattgcgggaagagtttcacacatgCATGCACCCGTAATtaccacatgagaattcacactggacaGAATGTGTTCACATGTGATCGTTGTGGAAAGAGTCTCGCAACAGAATTTAGCCTTAAGTGTCACAAGATCATTCACACTGGAAAGAAACCCTTCaaatgtgatcagtgtggaaagcgTTTCATATGTATGGTAAGACTTAATTACCACATGATGACTCATTCAGCAGAGAAATGCTGTAAAtgtgctcagtgtggaaagagtttcagtcaTAAAGGTAGCTTCAATGCTCACATGAGAAAACAACACCCTCGAGAGAAGCCTGTGGGAAGAGCTTCTCACAAatag